In Populus nigra chromosome 1, ddPopNigr1.1, whole genome shotgun sequence, one genomic interval encodes:
- the LOC133699889 gene encoding transcription factor GTE7-like, translating to MASAVLANRNEPSWTQPQPQQRGGGAKFMGKIPFSNPNPKFSKKRQFQPPQQPQILDVDESPSAASDDASSINRRPQNNHQDFNTGGVVTFNVGSYSKKELIELKNRLVHELEKIRELKNRIESSDSQIRQSSNFSYKKQTSTNKKVSGNKRPFPAPSNFNNLKRSNPENAQLMKNCSQILSKLMKHKLGYIFNSPVDVVGMQLHDYHDIIKSPMDLGTVKSKLTKNFYESPRDFAADVRLTFNNAMKYNPKGHEVYMLAEQFLTRFEDFYRPIKEKVGEDFDEEENDQVQEVQASSWDHIRGEPERVNQIDDDFMQVTAKSDPIGHQMHQQPLQQPTGLNQNPNLVRTPSPMRMPQVKPVKQPKPKAKDPNKREMSLEEKHKLGVGLQSLPQEKMEQVVQIIRKRNGHLRQEGDEIELDIEAVDTETLWELDRFVTNYKKMVSKIKRQALMGINNNVGAISTSEGNNKDVPGNDRMEVVNEAKKPKKGDVGDEDVDIGDEMPMSSFPPVEIEKDNGHASSSSSSSSSSSDDSSSSSDSDSGSSSGSDSEDAHS from the exons ATGGCGTCAGCTGTCTTAGCGAACCGGAACGAACCCAGTTGGACCCAGCCACAGCCACAGCAACGCGGTGGTGGAGCTAAATTCATGGGCAAGATCCCTTTctctaaccctaaccctaaattCTCCAAAAAACGCCAATTTCAACCACCACAACAACCGCAAATCCTCGACGTCGATGAGTCTCCGTCAGCCGCATCAGATGACGCGTCGTCGATAAACCGCCGTCCACAGAACAATCACCAAGATTTCAACACCGGAGGAGTCGTGACGTTCAATGTTGGCTCGTattcaaaaaaagaattaatcgAGCTAAAAAATCGATTGGTTCATGAGCTTGAAAAGATCCGAGAGTTGAAAAATAGAATCGAATCCTCCGATTCCCAGATCCGGCAATCCTCCAATTTCAGCTACAAAAAACAAACCTCTACAAACAAGAAAGTATCAGGCAACAAGCGGCCGTTTCCGGCTCCTTCAAATTTTAACAATTTGAAGCGATCGAATCCAGAGAATGCGCAATTGATGAAGAATTGCAGTCAAATTTTGTCAAAATTGATGAAGCACAAATTAgggtatatttttaattctccAGTTGATGTTGTTGGTATGCAATTACATGATTATCATGATATAATCAAGAGCCCAATGGATTTGGGTACGGTAAAGTCAAAATTGACCAAGAATTTTTATGAATCGCCAAGGGATTTCGCTGCTGATGTTAGATTGACTTTTAATAATGCTATGAAGTATAACCCTAAGGGTCATGAGGTTTATATGCTCGCTGAGCAGTTTTTAACTAGATTTGAGGATTTCTATCGGCCGATTAAGGAGAAGGTGGGTGAGGATTTTGATGAGGAGGAGAATGATCAGGTTCAAGAAGTGCAAGCGAGTTCGTGGGATCATATTAGAGGAGAGCCAGAAAGGGTTAATCAAATTGATGATGACTTTATGCAAGTTACAGCGAAATCTGATCCAATTGGGCACCAGATGCATCAGCAACCACTACAGCAGCCAACCGGGTTgaatcaaaaccctaatttgGTGAGGACGCCTTCGCCAATGAGAATGCCCCAAGTGAAGCCAGTGAAGCAACCAAAACCGAAAGCAAAGGATCCAAATAAAAGAGAGATGAGCCTCGAAGAGAAGCATAAGCTGGGAGTGGGGTTGCAGAGTTTGCCACAAGAGAAAATGGAGCAAGTTGTGCAGATTATTAGGAAGAGGAATGGGCATTTGAGGCAAGAGGGTGATGAGATTGAGCTTGATATTGAGGCTGTTGATACAGAGACGTTATGGGAGTTGGATCGGTTTGTGACTAATTACAAGAAGATGGTTAGCAAGATAAAGCGGCAAGCTTTGATGGGTATAAACAACAATGTGGGTGCTATTTCTACCAGCGAAGGCAATAATAAG GATGTTCCTGGGAATGATAGAATGGAAGTGGTAAATGAGGCGAAGAAGCCAAAGAAAGGGGATGTCGGGGATGAAGATGTGGACATTGGTGACGAGATGCCAATGAGTAGTTTTCCACCAGTGGAGATTGAGAAGGATAATGGCCATGCAAGTAGCAGTTCTAGTAGCTCCAGCAGTTCAAGTGATGATTCTTCATCTTCAAGTG ATTCTGATTCAGGGAGTTCTTCAGGGAGTGATTCAGAGGATGCGCATTCATGA
- the LOC133667872 gene encoding rDNA transcriptional regulator pol5-like — MGSKKRSSNSAEEVEDSDNTNTKTENANLEDMNNDIASSNLSRKKMKKDKNKDNETLDGDASKAGLHNNNSSSLKPMERRKKRKALDKERQHATLDDKDGKTKKMDVDSKVTENKEQMGASSSGVLPEFHIGVFTELISADVSVREAAVERLVMELQKVQKAFENAENKVVVEDGLKLEAKKDDGLNDCAPSVRYAVRRLIRGASSSRECARQGFALGLAVLIGTIPSIKVDSVMKLIVDMLEVSSSMKGQDIRDCLLGRLFAYGALARSGRLVEEWISDHNTLFIKEFTNVLISLASKKRYLQEPAVAIILELVEKLPTEAVLNHVLEAPRLCEWFEGDADAGNPDALLLALRIQEKVSVDSEMFGKILPHPFSPSRLFASDHLSSIINCLKESTFCQPRIHGVWPVLVNILLPDVVMQAEDVVSASNSLKKHKKSRKSSSSEEEVVKIVQCFREVVIEGSLLLSSHDRKHLAFHILLLLLPRLPASFIPYVLSQKIVQCLMDILSTKDSWLYKVAQHFLKELSDWVGNDDVRRVAVIVALQRHSNARFDGITRTKTVRALVTEFKTESGCMLFIQNLMNMFVDEGCSSEEPSDQSQTTDDNSEMGSVEDKDSNGAMANSDFLKSWVVESLPSILKHLKLEPEAKFRVQREILKFLAVQGLFSASLGSEVTSFELKEKFKWPKAATSSAICRMCIEQIQSLLANAQKIEGLHSLASGLEHSDLGSYFMRFLSTLGNIPSVSLFRSLSDEDEKAFEKLQEMETRLSREEKNFVVGAEANKLHAMRYLLIQLLLQVLLRPGEFSEAASELIICCKKAFAASDLLDSSGEEELDNDADPKLMDVLVDTFLSLLPQSSAPLRSAIEQVFKHFCNDVTNDGLLRMLRVIKKDLKPARHREEGSEDDEDFLGIEEEEEEEIEEEEEVDEAETGETGEDEEQTDDCEVVVEVEEAGKELPDDSDDSDGGMDDDAMFRMDAYLAQIFKDRKNQAGGETAQSQLVLFKLRVLSLLEVYLHENPAEPGVLMVFSNLAQAFVNPQTAEIGEQLGQRIWGILQKKIFKAKDFPKGDAVLLPNLESLLERNLKLASKPLKRKKSAGILSKKKQSAMWKRHKMIVSLAQDSTFWILKIIDARNFSESELKGVFDIFKGELARYFESKTSQIKSEFLKEIFRRRPWIGHHLLEFLLEICGSAKSEFRRVGALDLLMEILKSMVPSGNDESNRDASKKILKNHLQKLSHLIKELVTKIPEKQSRRAEVRKFCGKVFRYVSTYDLTKCFLKYLGPEAEAACESQLGELYLNFKEVES; from the exons ATGGGAAGCAAGAAAAGAAGCTCCAATTCAGCAGAGGAAGTTGAGGATTCAGataatacaaatacaaaaactGAGAATGCAAACTTGGAGGATATGAATAATGATATTGCAAGTTCAAATCTAagtagaaagaaaatgaagaaagataagaataaagataatgaaaCCCTGGACGGAGATGCTTCTAAAGCAGGCcttcataataataattctaGTTCGCTGAAACCCATGGAAAGACGAAAGAAGAGGAAAGCATTGGATAAAGAGCGCCAGCATGCTACTTTAGACGATAAGGATGGGAAGACTAAAAAAATGGATGTTGATTCAAAGGTTACCGAAAATAAAGAGCAGATGGGAGCTTCCTCAAGTGGGGTGTTGCCGGAGTTTCACATTGGCGTCTTTACAGAACTGATATCGGCTGATGTGTCTGTGAGAGAAGCTGCAGTGGAGAGATTGGTCATGGAGTTGCAAAAGGTTCAGAAGGCGTTTGAAAATGCAGAGAATAAGGTGGTGGTAGAAGATGGGTTGAAACTGGAAGCGAAGAAGGATGATGGGTTGAATGACTGTGCTCCTTCTGTGAGATATGCTGTGCGTAGGCTTATTCGTGGTGCTTCTTCATCAAGGGAG TGCGCAAGGCAAGGGTTTGCATTGGGCTTGGCGGTGTTAATTGGTACAATTCCTAGCATCAAAGTGGACTCAGTGATGAAACTAATAGTTGACATGTTAGAAGTTTCTTCATCAATGAAGGGTCAG GACATAAGGGATTGCCTTTTAGGTCGGCTATTTGCTTATGGTGCTCTTGCCCGATCAGGAAGACTGGTGGAAGAGTGGATTTCTGATCATAACACCCTCTTCATTAAGGAATTCACCAATGTACTTATCTCCCTTGCATCAAAAAAACGATATTTGCAAGAGCCTGCTGTTGCAATTATTTTAGAATTGGTCGAAAAG TTGCCAACTGAGGCTGTGTTGAATCACGTACTTGAAGCTCCAAGACTGTGTGAGTGGTTTGAAGGTGATGCCGATGCTGGAAATCCTGATGCTTTGCTTTTAGCTTTGAGAATTCAGGAGAAAGTTTCTGTTGATAGTGAAATGTTTGGAAAGATTTTGCCACATCCGTTCAGCCCTAGTAGGCTTTTTGCATCTGATCATTTGTCCTCTATTATTAACTGCCTGAAG GAATCAACATTCTGTCAGCCTAGAATTCACGGTGTGTGGCCTGTTCTGGTAAATATTCTTTTACCTGATGTCGTTATGCAAGCTGAAGATGTGGTATCAGCTTCTAATTCtctaaaaaagcataaaaaaagtcGCAAGTCTAGCTCTTCTGAAGAAGAAGTTGTCAAGATTGTTCAGTGTTTCCGTGAAGTTGTTATTGAAGGGtcccttcttctctcttctcatGATCGCAAGCACTTGGCATTTCATATTCTGCTTCTTCTCCTCCCAAGGCTCCCCGCATCATTCATTCCATATGTTCTTTCTCAAAAAATTGTGCAATGCTTGATGGATATACTTTCAACAAAGGACTCTTGGCTGTATAAAGTCGCGCAGCATTTTCTTAAGGAATTATCTGATTGGGTAGGAAATGATGATGTCAGAAGGGTTGCTGTTATAGTGGCTTTACAAAGGCACAGCAATGCAAGATTTGATGGCATCACCAGAACAAAAACAGTTAGAGCTTTGGTGACAGAGTTTAAAACAGAATCTGGTTGCATGCTGTTTATTCAGAATTTAATGAACATGTTTGTGGATGAAGGTTGTTCTTCAGAGGAACCCTCAGATCAGAGTCAGACAACTGATGACAATTCAGAGATGGGTTCTGTCGAGGATAAGGATTCAAATGGTGCAATGGCAAACTCTGATTTCTTGAAGAGTTGGGTGGTGGAATCCCTCCCGAGTATTTTGAAACATTTGAAGCTGGAGCCTGAAGCAAAGTTTCGGGTACAGAGGGAAATTTTGAAGTTTCTAGCTGTTCAGGGTCTGTTCTCTGCATCTCTTGGCTCTGAAGTTACATCTTTTGAATTGAAGGAGAAATTTAAATGGCCAAAGGCAGCCACTTCAAGTGCAATTTGCAGAATGTGCATCGAGCAGATCCAATCACTGCTGGCAAATGCTCAAAAGATAGAGGGATTACATTCTTTGGCAAGTGGCCTGGAGCACAGTGATCTTGGATCTTACTTCATGCGTTTTCTCAGTACACTCGGAAACATTCCTTCGGTTTCTCTTTTCCGATCTTTGAGTGATGAAGATGAAAAGGCATTtgaaaaattgcaagaaatggaAACTAGGCTGTCTAGAGAG GAAAAAAATTTTGTGGTTGGTGCTGAAGCAAATAAATTGCATGCAATGAGGTACTTGCTGATCCAGTTGCTGCTTCAAGTACTCCTTCGACCTGGAGAATTCTCAGAAGCTGCATCTGAACTTATTATATGTTGTAAGAAAGCTTTTGCTGCTTCTGATCTTCTTGACTCCTCGGGAGAAGAGGAGTTGGATAATGATGCAGATCCTAAGTTAATGGATGTCCTTGTGGACACATTCCTTTCATTGTTGCCACAGTCATCAGCTCCCCTGCGCTCTGCTATTGAGCAG GTTTTTAAGCACTTCTGTAATGATGTGACAAATGATGGACTTCTTCGGATGTTGCGTGTCATTAAGAAAGATTTGAAGCCAGCTAGACATCGGGAAGAAGGCagtgaagatgatgaagatttTCTTggtattgaagaagaagaagaagaagaaatagaagaagaagaagaagtggatGAAGCTGAGACAGGTGAAacaggtgaagatgaagaacagACTGATGATTGTGAGGTAGTGGTTGAAGTTGAAGAAGCTGGCAAAGAGCTGCCTGATGATTCTGATGATTCTGATGGAGGAATGGATGATGATGCAATGTTCCGGATGGACGCTTATCTTGCACAGATTTTCAAAGATAGAAAGAATCAGGCTGGGGGTGAAACTGCACAATCTCAGCTTGTTTTGTTTAAACTTCGTGTTCTTTCATTGCTGGAGGTTTACCTGCATGAAAATCCAG CTGAGCCTGGGGTTCTGATGGTTTTCTCGAACTTGGCTCAGGCATTTGTTAATCCTCAGACTGCAGAAATCGGCGAGCAGCTCGGACAGCGAATATGGGGAATTTtgcaaaagaaaatattcaaaGCGAAGGACTTCCCAAAGGGTGATGCTGTGCTACTACCTAATCTTGAATCTTTGTTAGAAAGGAACTTAAAGTTAGCATCAAAGCCattgaagagaaagaaatcTGCTGGTATCTTATCCAAGAAAAAACAGTCAGCCATGTGGAAACGACACAAAATGATTGTTTCCCTTGCTCAGGATTCCACCTTTTGGATTCTGAAAATTATTGATGCCAGAAATTTTTCAGAGTCTGAACTAAAAggggtttttgatattttcaaggGTGAACTGGCACGGTATTTTGAGAGTAAAACATCTCaaataaaatctgaatttttaaaGGAAATATTTCGAAGAAGGCCATGGATTGGCCATCATCTCTTGGAGTTCCTTTTGGAGATATGTGGCAGTGCAAAGTCAGAGTTTCGTCGAGTTGGAGCACTTGATCTATTAATGGAAATATTGAAGTCAATGGTTCCTTCTGGTAATGATGAAAGTAACCGCGATGCATCaaagaaaatcttgaaaaatcatCTGCAAAAACTCAGTCATCTGATAAAGGAGTTGGTAACAAAAATTCCAGAAAAGCAGTCAAGGCGGGCTGAAGTACGCAAGTTTTGTGGTAAAGTCTTCCGGTATGTGTCAACATATGACCTGACCAAATGTTTTCTTAAATATCTGGGCCCAGAAGCCGAAGCTGCTTGTGAATCTCAACTTGGAGAGCTGTATCTCAATTTCAAGGAGGTCGAGAGTTAA
- the LOC133699935 gene encoding heat shock 70 kDa protein, mitochondrial isoform X1: MATAALIRSLRRRDVASAPLSAYRCLTNNVKPSWAPSNFSQNWAGLSRAFSAKPAGGDVIGVDLGTTNSCVAVMEGKNPKVIENAEGSRTTPSVVAFTPKGELLVGTPAKRQAVTNPSNTVFGTKRLIGRKFDDPQTQKEMKMVPYKIVRAPNGDAWVEANGQQYSPSQIGAFILTKMKETAEAYLGKGITKAVITVPAYFNDAQRQATKDAGRIAGLDVQRIINEPTAAALSYGMNNKEGLIAVFDLGGGTFDVSILEISNGVFEVKATNGDTFLGGEDFDNTLLEYLVDEFKRTEGIDLSKDKLALQRLREAAEKAKIELSSTTQTEINLPFITADSSGAKHLNITLTRSKFESLVNHLIERTRIPCKNCLKDAGISTKEVDEVLLVGGMTRVPKVQDIVAEIFGKSPSKGVNPDEAVAMGAALQGGILRGDVKELLLLDVTPLSLGIETLGGIFTRLISRNTTIPTKKSQAFSTAADNQTQVGIKVLQGEREMASDNKLLGEFDLVGIPPAPRGMPQIEVTFDIDANGIVTVSAKDKATGKEQQITIRSSGGLSEDEIEKMVKEAEQFAQKDQERKALIDIKNSADTTIYSVEKSLNEYREKIPSEISKEIEDAVADLRKAMGGDSVDDIKSKLDAANKAVSKIGEHMSKGSSGGGDGASGGGSQGGDQTPEADYEEVKK; encoded by the exons GTGACGTCGCCTCCGCTCCTCTTTCAGCCTACAGATGC TTGACTAATAATGTGAAGCCATCGTGGGCTCCTTCTAATTTCAGCCAAAATTGGGCTGGTTTGTCCAGAGCTTTCAG TGCAAAACCTGCTGGTGGAGATGTTATTGGTGTTGATTTGGGCACCACAAATTCATGTGTTGCTGTTATGGAAGGGAAG AATCCCAAAGTCATTGAGAATGCTGAAGGTTCTAGGACAACCCCTTCAGTTGTTGCCTTCACCCCAAAGGGAGAGTTGCTTGTGGGCACTCCAGCAAAACGTCAGGCTGTGACTAATCCAAGCAATACAGTTTTTGGAACTAAGCGTTTGATTGGTAGGAAGTTTGATGATCCTCAAACACAAAAGGAGATGAAAATGGTTCCATATAAGATAGTCAGGGCTCCAAATGGTGATGCATGGGTTGAAGCCAATGGGCAGCAATATTCACCTAGCCAAATTGGGGCCTTTATTCTGACCAAGATGAAAGAAACTGCAGAAGCATATCTTGGAAAAGGAATTACAAAAGCTGTGATCACTGTGCCAGCCTATTTCAATGATGCTCAAAGACAAGCTACAAAGGATGCTGGAAGAATTGCTGGCCTTGATGTGCAGAGAATCATCAATGAACCTACAGCAGCAGCACTTTCCTATGGTATGAACAACAAAGAGGGTCTCATTGCAGTTTTCGACCTTGGTGGTGGGACGTTCGATGTTTCCATCTTGGAGATCTCAAATGGTGTTTTTGAG GTTAAAGCTACAAATGGTGACACATTCTTGGGAGGAGAGGACTTTGACAACACCCTTTTAGAGTATTTGGTCGATGAATTTAAGAGAACTGAGGGAATTGATCTTTCAAAAGACAAGCTTGCCTTGCAGAGGCTCCGTGAAGCAGCAGAAAAGGCTAAGATAGAGCTCTCATCAACAACTCAGACTGAAATCAACTTGCCGTTCATCACGGCTGATTCGTCAGGTGCTAAACATTTGAATATCACACTGACCAGATCCAAATTTGAAAGCTTGGTGAATCACTTGATTGAAAGGACCAGGATCCCATGCAAGAACTGTTTGAAGGATGCTGGCATATCCACCAAGGAAGTTGACGAGGTTCTTCTTGTTGGAGGGATGACTCGTGTGCCCAAGGTTCAAGATATAGTAGCTGAGATCTTTGGAAAGAGCCCTAGCAAGGGAGTAAACCCAGACGAGGCAGTGGCTATGGGAGCTGCACTTCAGGGTGGAATTTTACGTGGAGATGTCAAAGAATTGCTCCTCCTTGATGTCACTCCCTTGTCACTTGGTATAGAGACACTTGGTGGCATCTTCACCAGGTTGATCAGCAGGAACACGACAATTCCTACAAAGAAGTCTCAG GCTTTCTCCACAGCTGCTGACAACCAGACCCAGGTTGGTATCAAGGTGCTACAAGGTGAGCGTGAAATGGCATCTGACAACAAGCTATTGGGAGAATTTGATCTTGTCGGTATTCCACCAGCTCCCAGGGGCATGCCTCAGATTGAGGTGACCTTTGATATTGATGCGAATGGTATTGTTACTGTCTCTGCCAAGGACAAAGCCACTGGCAAAGAACAGCAGATCACCATCCGTTCATCAGGAGGTCTTTCAGAAGATGAGATTGAGAAGATGGTCAAGGAGGCTGAACAGTTTGCTCAGAAGGATCAGGAGAGAAAGGCCttgattgatataaaaaatagtgcAGACACCACTATCTACAGCGTAGAGAAAAGCCTTAATGAGTACAGGGAGAAGATTCCCTCTGAAATCTCGAAGGAGATTGAAGATGCTGTTGCAGATTTGAGGAAGGCAATGGGCGGAGACAGTGTTGATGATATCAAATCCAAACTAGACGCCGCAAACAAAGCAGTTTCAAAGATTGGAGAGCACATGTCAAAGGGCAGCAGTGGTGGAGGTGATGGTGCTTCTGGAGGAGGCTCACAGGGTGGTGACCAGACTCCTGAGGCTGACTACGAGGAGGTGAAGAAGTGA
- the LOC133699935 gene encoding heat shock 70 kDa protein, mitochondrial isoform X2, producing MATAALLRSLRRRDVASAPLSTYRCLTNNVKPSWAPSNFSQNWAGLSRAFSAKPAGGDVIGVDLGTTNSCVAVMEGKNPKVIENAEGSRTTPSVVAFTPKGELLVGTPAKRQAVTNPSNTVFGTKRLIGRKFDDPQTQKEMKMVPYKIVRAPNGDAWVEANGQQYSPSQIGAFILTKMKETAEAYLGKGITKAVITVPAYFNDAQRQATKDAGRIAGLDVQRIINEPTAAALSYGMNNKEGLIAVFDLGGGTFDVSILEISNGVFEVKATNGDTFLGGEDFDNTLLEYLVDEFKRTEGIDLSKDKLALQRLREAAEKAKIELSSTTQTEINLPFITADSSGAKHLNITLTRSKFESLVNHLIERTRIPCKNCLKDAGISTKEVDEVLLVGGMTRVPKVQDIVAEIFGKSPSKGVNPDEAVAMGAALQGGILRGDVKELLLLDVTPLSLGIETLGGIFTRLISRNTTIPTKKSQAFSTAADNQTQVGIKVLQGEREMASDNKLLGEFDLVGIPPAPRGMPQIEVTFDIDANGIVTVSAKDKATGKEQQITIRSSGGLSEDEIEKMVKEAEQFAQKDQERKALIDIKNSADTTIYSVEKSLNEYREKIPSEISKEIEDAVADLRKAMGGDSVDDIKSKLDAANKAVSKIGEHMSKGSSGGGDGASGGGSQGGDQTPEADYEEVKK from the exons TTGACTAATAATGTGAAGCCATCGTGGGCTCCTTCTAATTTCAGCCAAAATTGGGCTGGTTTGTCCAGAGCTTTCAG TGCAAAACCTGCTGGTGGAGATGTTATTGGTGTTGATTTGGGCACCACAAATTCATGTGTTGCTGTTATGGAAGGGAAG AATCCCAAAGTCATTGAGAATGCTGAAGGTTCTAGGACAACCCCTTCAGTTGTTGCCTTCACCCCAAAGGGAGAGTTGCTTGTGGGCACTCCAGCAAAACGTCAGGCTGTGACTAATCCAAGCAATACAGTTTTTGGAACTAAGCGTTTGATTGGTAGGAAGTTTGATGATCCTCAAACACAAAAGGAGATGAAAATGGTTCCATATAAGATAGTCAGGGCTCCAAATGGTGATGCATGGGTTGAAGCCAATGGGCAGCAATATTCACCTAGCCAAATTGGGGCCTTTATTCTGACCAAGATGAAAGAAACTGCAGAAGCATATCTTGGAAAAGGAATTACAAAAGCTGTGATCACTGTGCCAGCCTATTTCAATGATGCTCAAAGACAAGCTACAAAGGATGCTGGAAGAATTGCTGGCCTTGATGTGCAGAGAATCATCAATGAACCTACAGCAGCAGCACTTTCCTATGGTATGAACAACAAAGAGGGTCTCATTGCAGTTTTCGACCTTGGTGGTGGGACGTTCGATGTTTCCATCTTGGAGATCTCAAATGGTGTTTTTGAG GTTAAAGCTACAAATGGTGACACATTCTTGGGAGGAGAGGACTTTGACAACACCCTTTTAGAGTATTTGGTCGATGAATTTAAGAGAACTGAGGGAATTGATCTTTCAAAAGACAAGCTTGCCTTGCAGAGGCTCCGTGAAGCAGCAGAAAAGGCTAAGATAGAGCTCTCATCAACAACTCAGACTGAAATCAACTTGCCGTTCATCACGGCTGATTCGTCAGGTGCTAAACATTTGAATATCACACTGACCAGATCCAAATTTGAAAGCTTGGTGAATCACTTGATTGAAAGGACCAGGATCCCATGCAAGAACTGTTTGAAGGATGCTGGCATATCCACCAAGGAAGTTGACGAGGTTCTTCTTGTTGGAGGGATGACTCGTGTGCCCAAGGTTCAAGATATAGTAGCTGAGATCTTTGGAAAGAGCCCTAGCAAGGGAGTAAACCCAGACGAGGCAGTGGCTATGGGAGCTGCACTTCAGGGTGGAATTTTACGTGGAGATGTCAAAGAATTGCTCCTCCTTGATGTCACTCCCTTGTCACTTGGTATAGAGACACTTGGTGGCATCTTCACCAGGTTGATCAGCAGGAACACGACAATTCCTACAAAGAAGTCTCAG GCTTTCTCCACAGCTGCTGACAACCAGACCCAGGTTGGTATCAAGGTGCTACAAGGTGAGCGTGAAATGGCATCTGACAACAAGCTATTGGGAGAATTTGATCTTGTCGGTATTCCACCAGCTCCCAGGGGCATGCCTCAGATTGAGGTGACCTTTGATATTGATGCGAATGGTATTGTTACTGTCTCTGCCAAGGACAAAGCCACTGGCAAAGAACAGCAGATCACCATCCGTTCATCAGGAGGTCTTTCAGAAGATGAGATTGAGAAGATGGTCAAGGAGGCTGAACAGTTTGCTCAGAAGGATCAGGAGAGAAAGGCCttgattgatataaaaaatagtgcAGACACCACTATCTACAGCGTAGAGAAAAGCCTTAATGAGTACAGGGAGAAGATTCCCTCTGAAATCTCGAAGGAGATTGAAGATGCTGTTGCAGATTTGAGGAAGGCAATGGGCGGAGACAGTGTTGATGATATCAAATCCAAACTAGACGCCGCAAACAAAGCAGTTTCAAAGATTGGAGAGCACATGTCAAAGGGCAGCAGTGGTGGAGGTGATGGTGCTTCTGGAGGAGGCTCACAGGGTGGTGACCAGACTCCTGAGGCTGACTACGAGGAGGTGAAGAAGTGA